A window from Bacteroidota bacterium encodes these proteins:
- a CDS encoding GLPGLI family protein — MKKILIAGCFLMISAAVSAQMKQGTITYSRTVQMMMAFSAGPGGNEGMEQSIPQSRTDKYELVFANNQSIWRSVAEDNDDGGTFSSEGGMQIRMFVAGSNDVVYHNFDNAQRVEKREVMDKNFLVGDSIRPLKWKMMTGETKSILNHNCMKATATRISSSMRMNINNGVMERKEVADTSVIVAWFASDIPVTTGPGEFQGQLPGAILEMDISNGRQVYKATGISEKADVALIKEPTGKKKLTPDEFKKERDKMMEEMQKNMQGGGGQRTIRIN; from the coding sequence ATGAAAAAAATACTGATAGCAGGATGTTTTTTAATGATTTCTGCTGCCGTTTCAGCACAAATGAAACAGGGGACAATAACCTATAGCAGAACGGTTCAAATGATGATGGCGTTCAGCGCAGGACCGGGAGGAAATGAAGGAATGGAACAAAGCATTCCTCAATCAAGAACAGATAAGTACGAGCTGGTATTTGCCAACAATCAATCTATCTGGCGTTCGGTTGCAGAAGACAATGATGATGGCGGAACTTTCAGCAGTGAAGGAGGTATGCAGATCCGCATGTTCGTAGCCGGCTCTAACGATGTAGTATATCACAATTTTGATAATGCGCAACGGGTAGAAAAAAGAGAAGTGATGGACAAGAATTTTTTAGTTGGAGACAGTATCCGTCCGTTGAAATGGAAGATGATGACAGGTGAAACAAAAAGTATTCTTAACCACAACTGCATGAAGGCAACAGCTACACGTATCAGCTCTTCTATGCGGATGAATATTAATAATGGTGTAATGGAAAGAAAAGAAGTGGCAGACACCTCGGTGATCGTTGCATGGTTTGCATCAGATATTCCGGTAACTACAGGCCCGGGAGAATTCCAGGGACAATTGCCCGGCGCAATTTTAGAAATGGATATCAGCAACGGAAGACAGGTGTATAAAGCAACGGGTATTTCTGAAAAAGCAGATGTGGCATTGATAAAAGAACCAACAGGAAAAAAGAAACTGACACCCGATGAGTTTAAAAAAGAAAGAGACAAGATGATGGAAGAAATGCAAAAGAATATGCAGGGTGGCGGTGGCCAAAGAACGATACGGATAAATTAA
- a CDS encoding HAMP domain-containing histidine kinase: MRLRLLQILMTITILGIIAFQGYWLRENYKREEKTLSFKTDVAFRETVRQLQEKNLKLGKSMPFLNDSIPKGNMRVFVNSEHPGPEIVNIDPHRELATTLNIVGQKIKDSVLKRIAGKNKVMITMDNSSVSISKDSMRRFNKEADWFGPDPEGKENYIMQLLYSVDSLQDSIKLKDVQLAYTKVLENQKIDIPFSITKTESKFPERRDEPNRVTVGFANPVTFSLVKGNTFPYLLKRIASPLLFSVFLIALTILSFVLLYRNMKKQQRLAELKNDFISNITHELKTPIATVGVAIEALKNFNAMQSPERTKEYLDISSNELNRLNLLVDKVLKLSMFEKKEIQLNLEAIDLRSLADEVLASMRLQLEKKNASVILTHSGNTSLMGDRLHLLSVVFNLVDNALKYSPENPDIKIAVEEKENNVELRVADNGVGIPDEYKTKVFEKFFRVPAGNVHNIKGYGLGLSYAASVVKKHGGTIEAKNNEGGGTSFTITLPKNQS; encoded by the coding sequence ATGCGTCTGCGGCTATTACAAATATTAATGACCATCACCATTCTCGGTATTATTGCTTTCCAGGGCTACTGGCTGAGAGAGAATTATAAACGAGAGGAAAAAACACTGTCCTTTAAAACCGATGTGGCATTCCGCGAAACCGTCAGGCAGTTGCAGGAAAAAAATTTAAAGCTTGGAAAGAGCATGCCTTTTTTAAACGACTCCATCCCTAAGGGGAATATGAGGGTTTTTGTAAATAGCGAACATCCGGGGCCGGAAATAGTAAACATTGATCCGCATAGAGAACTTGCAACCACACTGAATATTGTAGGCCAAAAAATTAAAGACTCGGTGTTAAAAAGAATCGCAGGAAAAAACAAAGTGATGATAACGATGGATAATTCTTCTGTTTCTATTTCAAAAGACTCAATGCGACGATTCAACAAGGAAGCAGACTGGTTTGGCCCGGATCCTGAGGGAAAAGAAAATTACATCATGCAGTTGCTTTATAGTGTTGACTCATTGCAGGATTCTATAAAATTGAAAGATGTTCAACTTGCTTATACAAAGGTGCTGGAAAACCAGAAAATAGATATTCCTTTCTCCATTACAAAAACAGAAAGCAAATTTCCCGAAAGGCGGGATGAACCTAATAGAGTAACTGTTGGTTTTGCAAATCCCGTTACTTTCAGCCTGGTAAAAGGAAATACATTTCCTTATTTATTGAAACGTATTGCTTCACCTTTATTGTTTTCTGTTTTTCTTATTGCTCTCACAATTCTTTCTTTTGTGTTGTTGTATCGTAATATGAAAAAGCAGCAAAGACTTGCTGAGCTAAAAAATGATTTTATCAGCAATATTACCCATGAACTGAAAACACCGATAGCAACTGTTGGTGTAGCAATTGAAGCATTGAAAAATTTCAATGCGATGCAAAGCCCGGAGCGTACTAAAGAATATCTTGATATTTCTTCCAATGAACTAAACAGGTTGAATTTGCTGGTAGACAAAGTGCTTAAACTTTCCATGTTTGAGAAAAAAGAAATTCAACTTAATCTTGAAGCAATTGATCTAAGGAGCCTTGCAGACGAAGTGCTTGCTTCTATGCGTTTGCAATTAGAAAAGAAAAATGCCTCTGTTATATTAACTCATTCGGGTAATACATCTTTGATGGGCGACCGCCTTCACCTGCTGAGTGTTGTATTTAATTTGGTTGATAATGCCCTTAAATACAGTCCTGAAAATCCGGATATAAAAATAGCTGTCGAAGAAAAAGAAAATAATGTGGAGCTTCGTGTTGCTGATAATGGCGTTGGTATTCCGGATGAATACAAAACAAAAGTGTTTGAAAAATTTTTCCGGGTACCGGCAGGCAATGTTCATAATATAAAAGGATATGGGCTTGGCCTGAGTTATGCTGCTTCCGTTGTAAAAAAACATGGCGGAACAATTGAAGCAAAAAATAATGAAGGGGGCGGAACCAGCTTTACTATCACACTACCAAAAAATCAGTCATGA
- a CDS encoding response regulator transcription factor: protein MTKVLYAEDEMFLGKIVKESLESRGFNVVMEADGGKVFSAFQKENPDICILDIMMPNKDGFEVADEIRNVNEEVPIIFLTAKTQTEDVVKGLTIGGNDYIRKPFSMEELIARINNVLRNKPEAKPLSDMVNVGKFFFHINRQTLNDGNEERKLSFRETQLLKLLYENKDNIIDRKDILNLLWGNDSFFNSRNLDVYITKIRNYLKEDPSLEIITIKGIGYRFVVA, encoded by the coding sequence ATGACAAAAGTATTATATGCCGAAGATGAAATGTTTCTTGGCAAGATCGTAAAAGAAAGCCTGGAAAGTCGTGGTTTCAATGTAGTAATGGAAGCCGATGGCGGAAAAGTCTTTTCTGCTTTTCAAAAAGAAAACCCCGATATCTGTATTCTTGATATTATGATGCCCAATAAAGACGGCTTTGAAGTAGCAGACGAAATACGTAATGTAAATGAAGAAGTGCCTATCATTTTTCTGACAGCCAAAACACAAACCGAAGATGTAGTGAAAGGTCTTACGATCGGCGGCAATGATTATATCCGCAAGCCTTTTAGTATGGAAGAGCTGATTGCACGCATTAATAATGTGCTGCGTAACAAACCGGAAGCAAAACCACTGAGTGACATGGTGAATGTTGGCAAATTCTTTTTTCATATAAACAGGCAAACGCTGAATGATGGTAATGAAGAAAGAAAATTATCATTCCGGGAAACACAGTTGCTGAAATTGCTGTATGAGAACAAGGATAATATCATCGATCGCAAAGACATTCTTAATTTACTTTGGGGCAATGATTCATTTTTCAACAGCCGCAACCTGGATGTATACATTACAAAGATCCGCAATTATTTAAAAGAAGACCCCTCTCTAGAGATCATTACAATTAAAGGAATCGGCTACCGCTTTGTAGTTGCTTAA
- the nagA gene encoding N-acetylglucosamine-6-phosphate deacetylase — MQFYSADKIFTGEEWLSNHAIAVNNNLVEAVLPLSSISENVKCFDNCFIAPAFIDLQIYGAGGKLLAVFPEKDSLIKLVDYCRAGGAAYCMPTVATHPYETFYKAIDAVKDYWNSDGKGVLGLHIEGPWISNEKRGAHISEFIHQPTLAQVKKLLEYGKGVIKIITLAPEVCSKEIIDYILSYDVVISAGHSNANYEQATNAFNNGIAAATHLYNAMSPLQHRSPGMVGAIMDHPTVMSSIIPDGYHADYAAIRIAKQVMKERLFAITDAVTETASGSYPHQLAGDKYESSGILSGSALTMARAVKNLIQHCHIELDEALRMSSLYPARVMGLQNRLGMIKKNHEAALIVMDNEFNVAALL, encoded by the coding sequence ATGCAATTCTATTCTGCTGACAAAATATTTACTGGCGAAGAGTGGTTGAGCAATCATGCTATAGCTGTTAATAATAACCTGGTTGAAGCCGTCCTTCCTCTTTCTTCAATAAGTGAAAACGTAAAATGTTTTGATAACTGTTTTATAGCCCCCGCTTTTATTGATCTGCAGATCTATGGTGCAGGAGGCAAATTGTTAGCCGTTTTTCCCGAAAAAGATTCATTGATAAAACTGGTTGATTATTGCCGTGCTGGTGGCGCTGCTTATTGTATGCCAACTGTTGCTACGCATCCTTATGAAACATTTTATAAAGCTATTGACGCCGTAAAAGATTACTGGAACAGCGATGGTAAAGGTGTGCTGGGTTTGCACATTGAAGGTCCGTGGATAAGCAATGAAAAAAGAGGGGCGCATATTTCTGAGTTTATTCATCAGCCAACATTGGCACAAGTAAAAAAGTTACTGGAATATGGTAAAGGAGTTATTAAAATAATAACCCTTGCGCCGGAAGTGTGCAGCAAAGAAATTATTGATTACATTCTTTCATACGATGTTGTTATTTCTGCAGGGCATAGCAATGCAAACTATGAACAGGCAACCAATGCTTTTAATAACGGCATCGCTGCAGCTACGCATTTATACAATGCAATGAGCCCTTTGCAACATCGTTCACCCGGAATGGTTGGCGCAATAATGGATCACCCCACTGTAATGAGCAGCATTATTCCTGATGGCTATCATGCGGATTATGCGGCTATACGAATTGCTAAACAGGTAATGAAAGAAAGATTATTTGCAATTACGGATGCAGTAACAGAAACCGCAAGCGGTTCTTACCCACACCAGTTGGCGGGAGATAAATATGAAAGCAGCGGTATCCTTAGCGGGTCGGCATTAACAATGGCCAGAGCTGTAAAGAACCTGATACAGCATTGTCATATTGAATTAGACGAAGCATTAAGAATGAGCAGCTTGTATCCCGCCAGAGTAATGGGTTTACAAAACCGGCTTGGTATGATTAAGAAAAATCACGAAGCGGCTTTGATTGTGATGGATAATGAATTCAACGTAGCTGCGCTTTTATAA
- a CDS encoding glycosidase has protein sequence MKRIALILLASALITSCSNRSEKKNINDWTLTGFVKADSINPILKPSAELSFHCPLLNRDVKWEERNVLNPAAVVRNDTVFLFFRAQDMNGTSRIGMATSADGLHFIKAALPVFYAASDSMKRYEWDHKRDSVGGTLCKTCFDGVEDPRIVESEDGTYIMTYTAYDGKTARLAIASSKDLRTWSKHGLVLNAAKYKEGWSKSGAIVAKQQGNKIIATKIGGKYWMYFGDTDIFMASSDDLIHWEVSENTESKKLISVLHPRPGYFDSRLVEPGPYALLKDEGILLIYNGSNAANFNDTALPKFTYAAGQALFDKENPVKLIDRTENYFIYPDKEYEKTGEVNEVCFVEGLVYFRDKWFLYYGTADSKIAVAIKE, from the coding sequence ATGAAACGAATTGCTTTGATCCTGCTTGCTTCAGCATTAATAACATCATGCAGTAACAGATCAGAAAAGAAAAATATAAACGACTGGACCCTTACCGGTTTTGTAAAAGCGGACAGCATCAATCCTATTTTAAAACCTTCTGCTGAATTAAGTTTTCATTGCCCGCTACTGAACAGGGACGTAAAATGGGAGGAACGCAATGTGTTGAACCCCGCAGCGGTTGTAAGAAACGATACCGTGTTTTTGTTTTTCCGTGCGCAGGATATGAATGGAACCTCCCGAATAGGCATGGCCACAAGTGCTGATGGTTTACATTTTATAAAAGCAGCCTTACCTGTTTTTTATGCCGCCAGCGATTCAATGAAACGATATGAATGGGACCACAAAAGAGATTCCGTAGGTGGCACATTATGTAAAACTTGTTTTGATGGCGTGGAAGATCCTCGCATTGTTGAAAGCGAAGATGGAACTTATATAATGACCTATACGGCCTATGATGGAAAAACGGCAAGATTAGCGATTGCTTCCTCAAAGGACTTAAGAACATGGAGTAAACACGGTTTGGTACTGAATGCAGCAAAATACAAGGAAGGATGGTCAAAGTCCGGGGCGATCGTTGCAAAGCAACAAGGGAATAAGATCATTGCAACAAAAATTGGCGGCAAGTACTGGATGTATTTTGGCGATACAGATATTTTTATGGCGAGTTCAGATGATCTGATCCATTGGGAAGTATCGGAAAATACTGAAAGCAAAAAACTGATCTCTGTTTTACATCCACGACCGGGTTATTTCGACAGCCGGCTGGTAGAACCCGGGCCTTATGCATTATTGAAAGATGAAGGAATCCTTTTAATTTATAACGGGAGTAATGCGGCTAACTTTAATGATACTGCATTACCAAAATTTACTTATGCGGCCGGCCAGGCATTGTTTGATAAAGAAAACCCCGTTAAATTAATTGACAGAACAGAAAACTATTTTATTTATCCTGATAAAGAATATGAAAAAACAGGTGAGGTAAATGAAGTTTGTTTTGTTGAAGGGCTTGTTTATTTCAGGGATAAATGGTTTTTATATTATGGAACAGCGGATTCAAAAATAGCCGTTGCCATTAAAGAATAA
- a CDS encoding alpha/beta hydrolase, which yields MNSETTTGKETKQNNTSGYASVNGLKMYYEIHGTGNPLVLIHGGGSTLQTTFGRVIEEFAKSSKVIAVEMQAHGHTADIDRALSFQQDADNIAALLKQLNIEKANIFGFSNGASTTLQFAIRYPEMTNKIIVASTFYKKAGAPGWFWDMMSRPTFEGMPQPYKDEFLKINHDTNALHRMYERDVARMQSFPDISEEQMRSIKARAFIIIGDRDVTTPEHATEMHRLLSNSRLAIIPGGHGDYIGEMTAPQDKILIAATVSLINNFLKEPITKSNEQ from the coding sequence ATGAATTCTGAAACGACAACAGGTAAAGAAACCAAACAGAACAACACAAGCGGCTACGCTTCTGTGAATGGACTAAAAATGTACTATGAAATTCATGGAACCGGTAACCCGTTAGTTTTAATTCATGGCGGTGGTTCTACCCTTCAGACAACTTTTGGACGAGTGATAGAGGAGTTTGCAAAATCCAGCAAAGTAATTGCGGTAGAGATGCAGGCACATGGACACACAGCAGATATTGACAGGGCTTTAAGCTTTCAGCAAGATGCAGATAATATTGCAGCACTTTTAAAACAACTAAACATTGAGAAAGCCAATATTTTTGGTTTCAGTAATGGTGCAAGTACTACGCTTCAATTTGCTATCAGGTATCCCGAAATGACGAACAAAATAATTGTTGCATCTACTTTCTATAAAAAGGCAGGCGCCCCTGGTTGGTTTTGGGACATGATGTCCAGGCCGACATTTGAAGGAATGCCGCAACCCTACAAGGATGAATTCCTGAAAATAAATCATGATACAAATGCACTTCACCGGATGTATGAGAGAGATGTGGCACGGATGCAATCCTTTCCCGATATTTCAGAAGAGCAAATGAGATCAATTAAAGCACGGGCATTTATTATCATAGGCGACCGGGATGTTACAACTCCAGAACATGCTACTGAAATGCACCGCCTGCTTTCAAATTCACGGCTTGCTATCATCCCTGGCGGACATGGAGATTATATCGGTGAAATGACTGCGCCGCAGGATAAAATTTTAATTGCGGCAACAGTGTCATTAATAAATAATTTTTTAAAGGAGCCGATAACAAAATCGAATGAGCAATAA
- the nadA gene encoding quinolinate synthase NadA translates to MKTGELVAAEKNVEKRGFLDIEIDPTLDLFAEIERLKREKNAILLAHYYQEPDIQDVADYIGDSLGLAQQAEKTKADMIVFAGVHFMAETAKILNPTKKVVIPDLKAGCSLSDSCPPPLFKKFKEKHPDHVVVSYINCSAGIKALSDVICTSSNAKIIVESFPREQKIIFAPDKNLGAYINKVTGRDMLLWNGACMVHEIFSLEKITKLKQRHPKAKLIAHPECEDPILRIADYIGSTTGLLKYTQKDDSQEYIVATETGILHQMMKSSPQKTFIPAPPNNNCACNDCPHMKLNTLEKIYLCMEYETPEILMEEELRLAALKPIKRMLEISEKAGL, encoded by the coding sequence ATGAAAACAGGAGAACTGGTGGCCGCGGAAAAAAATGTTGAGAAAAGAGGGTTCCTCGATATTGAGATCGATCCTACACTGGATCTGTTTGCCGAGATAGAGCGATTGAAAAGAGAAAAGAATGCCATCCTGCTGGCCCACTACTACCAGGAACCGGACATTCAGGATGTGGCCGACTATATCGGCGATAGCCTGGGCCTTGCACAACAGGCAGAAAAAACAAAAGCGGATATGATCGTTTTCGCCGGCGTGCATTTTATGGCGGAAACAGCAAAAATTTTAAACCCAACAAAAAAAGTTGTGATCCCGGATTTGAAAGCCGGTTGTTCACTAAGCGATAGTTGTCCACCACCACTTTTTAAAAAATTCAAAGAAAAACATCCTGATCATGTGGTCGTAAGTTATATCAACTGCAGTGCCGGAATCAAAGCATTAAGCGATGTGATCTGCACAAGCAGTAATGCAAAAATTATTGTTGAGAGTTTTCCGAGAGAGCAGAAAATAATTTTTGCTCCGGATAAAAACCTGGGCGCCTACATCAACAAAGTGACAGGAAGAGATATGTTGCTATGGAACGGAGCTTGTATGGTACATGAAATATTCAGCCTGGAAAAAATAACAAAACTGAAGCAAAGACACCCAAAAGCAAAGCTAATAGCACACCCTGAATGCGAGGATCCAATCTTGAGAATTGCTGATTATATCGGAAGTACAACAGGGTTGTTGAAGTACACACAGAAAGATGATTCACAGGAATACATTGTTGCGACTGAAACAGGTATACTCCACCAGATGATGAAGTCAAGCCCTCAAAAGACATTTATACCAGCCCCACCAAATAACAACTGCGCCTGCAACGACTGCCCGCATATGAAGTTAAATACGCTTGAGAAAATTTATCTCTGTATGGAATATGAAACGCCGGAGATACTGATGGAGGAAGAATTAAGACTAGCTGCGCTGAAACCAATTAAGAGAATGCTGGAGATAAGTGAGAAGGCGGGGTTGTAG
- a CDS encoding S46 family peptidase, whose protein sequence is MKRLRHFLAALFLFIITIARADEGMWLPLFLQQLNEKDMKAKGMKISAKDIYNINSGSLKDAIVSFGGFCTGEVISAQGLVLTNHHCGFDAIQNHSTLDNNYIRDGFWAKSNNEEIPNPGLFVTFIVRIEDISKQVLAGVAGTMSEKERQAQTEKNVAELIKTVKKENYQQILVRPFFEGNQYFMFITERYNDVRLVGAPPSSIGNFGKDTDNWMWPRHTGDFSMFRIYAGKDNKPADYSPDNVPYVPKKSLSISLDGVSENDFTMVFGFPGRTMEYLPAIAVDQTVRVGDPVKIAIRDKALNVIDGFMRKDEQIKIQYSEKYARIQNSYKKWQGEVLGLTRTNAVAKKKTYEAEFQKRVNANPQRKQQYGSLLSDLEKAYVEFEQYGKHRDYWAEITSQVEVFNVANQLNNLITIKEKNGESGLNNALPQTIARLQGVYNEYNSIVDKKQFEILMEMFAKDQDEKFISPALKEKAMAAGGYAKLAEQLYSISSLDEGEKIMSGLNNNATFLLEEHKKDPINILFKELAAVYGEKVSVRLNELQAEINKLQRSYMQAQMDVFKEKKFYPDANGTLRVTYGNVKGYNARDAVTFDYYSYLDGIIEKYKPGDYEFDVPDKLRQLQKTKDFGQYGVKGKMPVCFIAANHTTGGNSGSPALDAYGNLVGLNFDRVWEGTMSDINFDPTICRNIMVDIRYVLFIVDKFAGAPHLVKEMKLVHPKKK, encoded by the coding sequence ATGAAAAGACTCAGACATTTTTTAGCCGCCCTTTTCTTATTTATTATCACAATTGCCCGTGCCGACGAAGGTATGTGGCTTCCCCTCTTCCTGCAGCAGCTCAACGAAAAAGATATGAAGGCGAAGGGTATGAAAATATCAGCAAAGGATATATATAATATTAACAGTGGTAGTCTGAAAGATGCGATTGTAAGTTTTGGTGGCTTCTGTACCGGCGAAGTAATTTCAGCACAGGGTCTTGTACTTACTAATCATCATTGCGGATTTGATGCGATACAAAATCATTCAACACTTGATAATAATTATATCCGCGATGGGTTCTGGGCAAAATCAAATAATGAAGAAATTCCAAACCCTGGACTGTTTGTAACATTTATAGTACGAATAGAAGATATAAGTAAACAGGTATTGGCGGGTGTAGCTGGCACAATGAGTGAAAAAGAAAGACAGGCGCAGACGGAAAAAAATGTTGCTGAGCTGATAAAGACTGTAAAAAAAGAAAACTATCAGCAAATACTTGTCCGTCCTTTCTTCGAAGGAAACCAGTATTTCATGTTTATAACAGAACGTTATAATGATGTACGCCTGGTTGGGGCTCCACCATCTTCTATTGGAAATTTTGGAAAGGACACCGATAACTGGATGTGGCCTCGTCATACAGGAGATTTTTCAATGTTCCGTATTTATGCAGGCAAAGACAATAAGCCAGCAGATTATTCTCCGGATAATGTTCCTTATGTTCCTAAAAAATCATTGAGCATTTCTTTAGATGGTGTTTCAGAAAATGATTTCACGATGGTCTTTGGTTTCCCGGGAAGGACAATGGAATACTTGCCCGCCATTGCCGTTGATCAAACGGTAAGAGTTGGCGATCCTGTGAAAATTGCCATCCGCGACAAAGCATTAAACGTTATTGATGGTTTTATGCGGAAAGATGAACAGATAAAAATTCAGTATTCCGAAAAATATGCAAGAATTCAGAACTCATACAAAAAATGGCAGGGCGAAGTGTTGGGTCTTACACGTACAAATGCTGTGGCTAAAAAGAAAACCTATGAAGCAGAATTTCAAAAAAGAGTGAACGCTAATCCGCAAAGGAAACAACAATACGGTTCGCTGCTTAGTGATTTAGAAAAAGCATATGTCGAATTTGAGCAGTATGGAAAACACAGGGATTATTGGGCAGAGATCACCAGCCAGGTCGAAGTTTTTAACGTTGCCAACCAGCTAAATAATTTAATTACTATAAAAGAAAAAAATGGCGAGTCGGGACTTAATAATGCATTACCACAGACTATAGCAAGGCTTCAAGGAGTATATAACGAGTACAATTCAATAGTAGATAAAAAACAATTTGAAATATTGATGGAAATGTTTGCAAAGGATCAGGATGAAAAGTTTATTTCGCCTGCGCTGAAAGAAAAAGCAATGGCTGCCGGAGGCTACGCTAAACTGGCTGAACAATTATATTCCATTTCATCGCTGGATGAAGGCGAAAAAATAATGAGCGGACTAAACAACAATGCAACCTTTCTTTTAGAAGAACATAAAAAAGACCCTATCAATATTTTATTTAAAGAGCTAGCGGCTGTCTACGGAGAAAAAGTATCTGTGAGATTAAATGAATTGCAGGCCGAGATAAACAAGCTGCAGCGGAGTTATATGCAGGCACAAATGGATGTATTTAAAGAAAAGAAATTTTATCCGGATGCCAACGGAACGCTGCGTGTCACTTACGGAAATGTAAAAGGATACAATGCAAGAGATGCCGTCACTTTTGATTATTACAGTTATCTGGATGGAATAATAGAAAAGTACAAACCTGGCGATTATGAATTTGATGTGCCCGATAAACTAAGACAACTGCAAAAAACAAAAGACTTTGGCCAATACGGCGTAAAAGGAAAGATGCCGGTTTGTTTTATCGCCGCCAATCATACCACTGGCGGCAATAGTGGAAGCCCGGCACTGGATGCTTACGGAAATCTTGTTGGTCTCAACTTCGACCGGGTATGGGAAGGCACCATGAGTGATATCAACTTCGACCCAACTATTTGCCGCAATATTATGGTGGACATTCGCTATGTGTTGTTTATTGTCGATAAATTCGCCGGAGCCCCACACCTGGTAAAAGAAATGAAGCTGGTTCACCCTAAAAAGAAGTAG
- a CDS encoding DUF2480 family protein: MSDAIVNKVADSGLITLDLENYFPKGEVAVFDMKDYLFMGMILKEKEFRESLKNLDWEKFRNKYVAITCSADAVIPVWAYMLVASGLTGIAKDFVMGDEKELHRILFLKNLAAIDTNEYADKRMVIKGCGETPIGEFAYAEITKLLKPVAKSIMYGEPCSTVPVYKKK; this comes from the coding sequence ATGAGCGATGCGATAGTAAATAAAGTGGCTGACAGCGGATTAATAACTCTTGACCTGGAAAACTATTTCCCTAAAGGCGAGGTAGCGGTGTTTGATATGAAAGATTACCTTTTTATGGGAATGATCTTGAAAGAAAAAGAATTCCGGGAGTCACTGAAGAATCTTGACTGGGAAAAATTTAGAAATAAATATGTTGCTATCACTTGCAGCGCCGATGCTGTTATTCCCGTTTGGGCTTATATGCTGGTGGCATCTGGCCTAACAGGCATTGCAAAAGATTTTGTAATGGGGGATGAAAAAGAATTGCATCGCATATTGTTTTTAAAAAACCTTGCAGCAATTGACACAAACGAATATGCTGATAAGAGAATGGTGATAAAAGGTTGCGGTGAAACACCGATCGGTGAATTTGCTTATGCAGAAATAACAAAGCTATTAAAGCCCGTTGCGAAAAGCATCATGTACGGCGAGCCATGTAGCACTGTTCCTGTTTACAAGAAAAAATAA